A genomic stretch from Amycolatopsis sp. 195334CR includes:
- the thpR gene encoding RNA 2',3'-cyclic phosphodiesterase, whose product MQLFSALLPPPGVVRSIETALGTGRGPGFRWAPPVNWHITLGFFGEDDIPARAAWLRERVTGRPAVRLRLSGADTFPKVLWLGVESDGLAELANAAGAELDERPYRPHLTLARYPAGRHPEAREIAGALSGFSSPEWTAAEVVLMKSTAGVYAQVERFALDTGSGGARPGW is encoded by the coding sequence TTGCAGCTGTTCTCCGCCCTGCTCCCGCCGCCCGGGGTGGTCCGCTCGATCGAAACCGCGCTCGGCACCGGGAGGGGGCCGGGGTTCCGCTGGGCGCCGCCGGTCAACTGGCACATCACGCTCGGCTTCTTCGGCGAGGACGACATCCCGGCGCGCGCCGCCTGGCTGCGCGAGCGCGTCACCGGCAGGCCCGCCGTCCGCCTGCGACTGTCCGGTGCGGACACCTTCCCGAAAGTCCTGTGGCTGGGCGTGGAAAGCGACGGGCTGGCCGAGTTGGCGAACGCCGCGGGCGCCGAACTGGACGAGCGGCCGTACCGCCCGCACCTGACCCTCGCGCGCTACCCGGCCGGGCGGCACCCCGAAGCACGCGAGATCGCCGGCGCACTGAGCGGCTTCTCCAGTCCCGAGTGGACGGCCGCCGAGGTGGTCCTGATGAAGAGCACCGCCGGGGTCTACGCCCAGGTGGAGCGGTTTGCCCTGGACACGGGTTCGGGCGGCGCGCGACCCGGCTGGTAG
- a CDS encoding helix-turn-helix transcriptional regulator, whose amino-acid sequence MLRQERDSKGYTQRDVAEALDWSPSKLIRIEKGTVGISVTDLKALLLHYDITERERVDQLVDMVKAGKKPAWWHQYRDVYPQRFISLIGLESSAIRLQQFQGLIVPGTLQTPDYAAAIMRAYGTPEANVERGVEVRMRRRDELLRSGGPELSYIIDESALLRQVGGPEVMLGQVRQLVELSAYKQMHIRVMPFTAGPSSAMVSSFMVLELSEEQDDYAMLLETPDGDQLIEEPTEQTARYSKFFTELQDKALSEEDTLVFLDELLARLGEDE is encoded by the coding sequence GTGCTGCGGCAGGAACGCGACAGCAAGGGGTACACCCAGCGCGACGTCGCGGAGGCCCTCGACTGGTCGCCGTCGAAGCTCATCCGGATCGAGAAAGGCACCGTCGGCATCTCGGTGACCGACCTGAAGGCCCTGCTGCTGCACTACGACATCACCGAGCGCGAGCGGGTCGACCAGCTCGTCGACATGGTCAAGGCGGGCAAGAAGCCGGCCTGGTGGCACCAGTACCGCGATGTCTACCCACAGCGGTTCATCAGCCTGATCGGCCTGGAATCCTCGGCCATCCGCCTCCAGCAGTTCCAGGGCCTGATCGTGCCGGGCACGCTGCAGACCCCGGACTACGCCGCGGCGATCATGCGCGCCTATGGCACGCCGGAAGCCAACGTGGAACGCGGGGTCGAGGTCCGGATGCGGCGCCGGGACGAACTGCTGCGTTCCGGCGGGCCGGAGCTGTCCTACATCATCGACGAGTCGGCGTTGCTGCGTCAGGTCGGCGGCCCCGAGGTGATGCTCGGGCAGGTCCGGCAACTGGTCGAACTGTCCGCGTACAAGCAGATGCACATTCGCGTGATGCCGTTCACCGCCGGGCCGAGCTCGGCGATGGTCAGCTCGTTCATGGTGCTCGAGCTGTCCGAGGAGCAGGACGACTACGCGATGCTGCTCGAGACGCCGGACGGTGACCAGCTCATCGAGGAGCCGACCGAGCAGACCGCGCGCTACTCGAAGTTCTTCACCGAACTGCAGGACAAGGCGCTCTCCGAGGAGGACACCCTGGTCTTCCTCGACGAACTGCTCGCACGACTGGGAGAGGACGAATGA
- a CDS encoding helix-turn-helix domain-containing protein, whose amino-acid sequence MEDHKIVQRNIALQREWYGEPLGDRVRRLVVAFDISQAFLAEVLGISAPMLSQVMSGRRAKIGNPVVLARMIMLERKILTPDVAAGNPAAMRAALEDVRDSRPTVGRDSFPVGALSDDQQVLITLRDIAEDEDLAQAADRLDEDFPAIADLLRKASKVN is encoded by the coding sequence GTGGAGGACCACAAGATCGTCCAGCGCAACATCGCGCTGCAGCGCGAGTGGTACGGCGAGCCGTTGGGCGATCGGGTCCGCAGGCTGGTGGTGGCCTTCGACATCTCGCAGGCCTTCCTGGCCGAAGTGCTCGGGATCAGCGCCCCGATGCTGAGCCAGGTGATGAGCGGCCGCCGCGCCAAGATCGGCAACCCGGTGGTGCTGGCCAGGATGATCATGCTGGAGCGCAAGATCCTCACCCCGGACGTGGCCGCGGGCAACCCGGCCGCGATGCGGGCCGCGCTGGAGGACGTGCGCGACTCCCGCCCGACCGTCGGCCGCGACAGCTTCCCGGTCGGCGCGCTCTCCGACGACCAGCAGGTGCTCATCACCCTGCGCGACATCGCCGAGGACGAGGACCTGGCCCAGGCCGCCGACCGGCTCGACGAGGACTTCCCGGCGATCGCCGACCTGCTCCGCAAGGCTTCGAAGGTCAACTGA
- the truB gene encoding tRNA pseudouridine(55) synthase TruB — translation MSRQQQPRRPAPPPGLLIVDKPAGMTSHDVVARARRIMGTRKVGHAGTLDPMATGVLVLGIERATKLLGHLALDRKTYLATISLGSSTTTDDAEGEALSTAEPAVVDAVTDDAIAAGIAELTGEIQQRPSAVSAVKVDGKRAYARVRAGEEVELAARPVTVYRFDLLATRRSPGGIELDVVVECSSGTYVRALARDLGAALGTGGHLAALRRTTVGPFTLAAARTLDVLEDRPELSFDLDKAVATAFPRRDVDGATARAVRHGQRIPAAGVGGTYGVFDPDGHVLALAADDGSVARAVVVLLPA, via the coding sequence GTGTCTCGCCAGCAACAGCCGCGTCGTCCGGCGCCGCCACCCGGACTTCTGATCGTCGACAAACCGGCGGGGATGACCTCGCACGACGTGGTGGCCCGCGCCCGCCGCATCATGGGCACCCGCAAGGTCGGCCACGCCGGCACGCTGGACCCGATGGCCACCGGCGTGCTGGTGCTCGGCATCGAACGCGCCACCAAGCTCCTCGGCCACCTCGCCCTCGACCGCAAGACCTATCTCGCGACCATCTCCCTCGGCTCCTCGACCACCACCGACGACGCCGAGGGCGAAGCACTGAGCACCGCCGAGCCCGCGGTGGTGGACGCCGTCACCGACGACGCCATCGCGGCGGGCATCGCCGAGCTCACCGGCGAGATCCAGCAGCGGCCGAGCGCGGTCAGCGCGGTCAAGGTGGACGGCAAGCGCGCCTACGCCCGCGTGCGCGCCGGCGAGGAGGTCGAGCTCGCGGCCCGCCCGGTCACCGTCTACCGGTTCGACCTGCTGGCCACCCGGCGCTCGCCCGGCGGCATCGAACTCGACGTCGTCGTCGAGTGCTCCTCCGGCACCTACGTCCGCGCGCTGGCCAGGGACCTGGGCGCCGCGCTGGGCACCGGCGGCCACCTCGCCGCGCTGCGCCGGACCACGGTCGGCCCGTTCACCCTCGCCGCCGCGCGCACCCTCGACGTGCTCGAGGACCGCCCGGAGCTCTCGTTCGACCTGGACAAGGCGGTCGCCACCGCGTTCCCGCGCCGCGATGTCGACGGCGCCACCGCCCGCGCGGTCCGGCACGGGCAGCGCATCCCGGCGGCCGGGGTCGGCGGCACGTACGGCGTGTTCGACCCGGACGGGCACGTGCTCGCGCTCGCCGCGGACGACGGATCCGTGGCCCGCGCGGTGGTGGTCCTGCTTCCCGCATAG
- a CDS encoding MATE family efflux transporter — protein MPDIVTGRVPAKRVLGLALPALGVLAAEPLYVLVDTAVVGHLGALPLAGLALGGVLLSQVSTQLTFLSYGTTSRTARLHGAGRRSEAVQEGVQATWLAIGVGLVLLLAGQLLAGPVARGLAGDAEIAGAAVSWLRIALFGAPLILITMAGNGWMRGVQEARRPLWYVLAGNGISAVLCPLLVYGAGWGLEGSAVANVVAQVISAALFIRALVKERVPLKPDFGVMRAQLVLGRDLVLRSFAFQACFLSAAAVASRTSTEAVAAHQVVLQLWTFLALVLDSVAIAAQSLVGAALGAGRRTEARGIAGQITRYGLLFGCLLCVVFAAVSQVLPKVFTADAGVLAEIPHAWWFFVALQPIAGVVFALDGVLLGAGDAAFLRTATLLSAAAGFLPLVWLSLAFGWGLAGIWTGLTLFMFFRLASVVARWRSGNWAVVGAVRGA, from the coding sequence GTGCCTGACATCGTCACCGGCCGGGTACCCGCCAAACGGGTGCTCGGATTGGCCCTTCCCGCACTCGGCGTGCTCGCCGCCGAGCCGCTCTACGTCCTCGTCGACACCGCTGTCGTGGGCCACCTCGGCGCGCTGCCGCTGGCCGGGCTCGCGCTCGGCGGGGTGCTGCTCTCGCAGGTGTCCACCCAGCTGACCTTCCTCTCCTACGGCACCACCTCGCGGACCGCCCGGCTGCACGGGGCCGGGCGGCGGTCGGAGGCGGTCCAGGAGGGCGTGCAGGCGACCTGGCTGGCCATCGGGGTGGGGCTGGTGCTGCTGCTGGCCGGGCAGCTGCTGGCCGGGCCGGTCGCGCGCGGGCTGGCCGGGGACGCCGAGATCGCCGGCGCGGCGGTGTCCTGGCTGCGGATCGCGTTGTTCGGCGCGCCGCTGATCCTGATCACCATGGCGGGCAACGGCTGGATGCGCGGCGTGCAGGAGGCCCGGCGCCCGCTCTGGTACGTGCTCGCGGGCAACGGGATCTCCGCGGTGCTGTGCCCGCTGCTGGTCTACGGCGCCGGGTGGGGGCTCGAAGGCTCGGCCGTGGCGAACGTGGTCGCGCAGGTCATCTCGGCGGCGTTGTTCATCCGCGCGCTGGTCAAGGAACGCGTCCCGCTGAAGCCGGACTTCGGGGTGATGCGGGCGCAGCTGGTGCTCGGCCGGGACCTGGTGCTGCGCAGCTTCGCGTTCCAGGCGTGCTTCCTCTCCGCCGCCGCGGTCGCCTCGCGGACCTCGACCGAGGCGGTCGCCGCGCACCAGGTCGTGCTGCAGTTGTGGACCTTCCTCGCGCTGGTGCTGGACTCGGTGGCGATCGCCGCGCAGTCGCTGGTGGGGGCCGCGCTGGGGGCGGGGAGGCGGACGGAGGCACGTGGCATCGCCGGGCAGATCACCCGGTACGGGCTGCTCTTCGGCTGCCTGCTCTGCGTGGTGTTCGCGGCGGTGTCGCAGGTGCTGCCGAAGGTGTTCACCGCCGACGCCGGGGTGCTCGCCGAGATCCCGCACGCCTGGTGGTTCTTCGTCGCGCTCCAGCCGATCGCCGGGGTGGTGTTCGCGCTGGACGGGGTGCTGCTCGGCGCCGGGGACGCGGCGTTCCTGCGGACGGCGACCCTGCTCAGCGCGGCCGCCGGGTTCCTGCCGCTGGTCTGGCTGTCGCTGGCCTTCGGCTGGGGGCTGGCCGGGATCTGGACCGGGCTGACCCTGTTCATGTTCTTCCGGCTCGCCTCGGTGGTGGCGCGCTGGCGCTCGGGCAACTGGGCGGTGGTCGGCGCGGTCCGCGGGGCGTGA
- a CDS encoding S9 family peptidase, with the protein MLRTKRTAILLAVAGILLSLFSIPAQAKQEPQNADFSFPSGAKTLHGSIVGPPPDGIRRPGVVLVHGSGRVTREKVRREAEAFAAQGVVTLIYDKDLSAYSTVSRDFSALADDAVAALAYLRTRPEVDPARTGLWGLSEGAWVAPLAATRSDPAFLILVGGNGVSPVRAQSWSYRRWLGHQGVTAPSVLDRVAVNGTRIAAEAGLFPEADYDPVPSLRALRLPVLGIWGGKDNQSPPGDATAIYAGALAANPSYTMRVFPEAHHSLIRTTTGFDRLDALEPGYPELVGSWVHGLAAGAPPSTSDAPPAQAVPAAPLTPLAWWESLWVQGFALLALVVAFAAYPLTARRRREGLAAARWTSAAGLLAVTGFLAFLGTFTMSNGQEVGPVVLDRPLLWLVTQLVAVGALVAAGFTAAAWRRSGASRIRLGLLLGGAVLLIPWGLYWGLLLP; encoded by the coding sequence ATGCTGCGCACAAAAAGAACGGCGATCCTGCTCGCCGTAGCCGGAATCCTGCTTTCCCTCTTCTCGATCCCCGCCCAGGCGAAACAAGAGCCGCAGAACGCGGATTTCTCGTTCCCGAGCGGCGCCAAGACCCTGCACGGCTCGATCGTCGGCCCGCCACCCGACGGCATCCGCCGTCCGGGCGTGGTGCTGGTCCACGGCTCCGGCCGGGTGACCAGGGAGAAGGTGCGCCGCGAAGCGGAGGCCTTCGCCGCGCAGGGCGTGGTCACGCTGATCTACGACAAGGACCTCAGCGCGTACTCCACGGTCAGCCGCGACTTCTCCGCGCTGGCGGACGACGCGGTGGCGGCACTGGCCTACCTGCGCACCCGCCCGGAGGTCGATCCGGCGCGCACCGGGCTGTGGGGGCTGAGCGAAGGCGCCTGGGTCGCGCCGCTGGCCGCGACCCGCAGTGATCCCGCGTTCCTGATCCTGGTCGGCGGGAACGGGGTCAGCCCGGTCCGCGCCCAGTCGTGGAGCTACCGCCGGTGGCTGGGGCACCAGGGCGTGACCGCGCCGTCGGTGCTCGACCGGGTGGCGGTCAACGGCACCCGGATCGCCGCCGAGGCGGGCCTGTTCCCCGAAGCCGACTACGACCCGGTGCCGTCCCTGCGGGCGCTGCGCCTGCCGGTGCTCGGCATCTGGGGCGGCAAGGACAACCAGAGCCCGCCGGGGGACGCGACCGCCATCTACGCCGGCGCGCTGGCGGCCAATCCCAGCTACACCATGCGCGTGTTCCCCGAGGCGCACCACTCGCTGATCCGCACCACCACCGGCTTCGACCGGCTCGACGCCCTCGAACCGGGTTATCCCGAACTGGTCGGCTCGTGGGTGCACGGCCTGGCCGCGGGCGCCCCGCCGTCCACTTCGGACGCCCCGCCGGCGCAGGCGGTCCCGGCCGCGCCGCTGACCCCGCTGGCCTGGTGGGAATCGCTGTGGGTGCAGGGGTTCGCCCTGCTCGCGCTGGTGGTCGCCTTCGCCGCGTACCCGCTGACCGCGCGGCGCCGCCGCGAAGGCCTGGCCGCGGCACGCTGGACCTCGGCGGCGGGCTTGCTGGCGGTGACCGGTTTCCTGGCGTTCCTCGGGACGTTCACGATGAGCAACGGGCAGGAGGTCGGCCCGGTGGTGCTGGATAGGCCGCTGCTGTGGCTGGTGACGCAGCTGGTGGCGGTCGGCGCGCTGGTCGCGGCGGGCTTCACCGCGGCGGCGTGGCGGCGGTCGGGGGCCAGCCGGATCCGGCTCGGGCTGCTGCTGGGCGGTGCCGTGCTGCTGATCCCGTGGGGCCTCTACTGGGGCCTGCTGCTCCCGTGA
- a CDS encoding nitrate/nitrite transporter: MPSPATGRATRRSWFIWLTAAAVYLLAVFHRTSFGVAGLQAAERFGVGAAALGTFTVLQVGVYAAMQIPTGVLVDRYGPRKVLTYALLFLGLGQVLLAVATSYPLGLLARAVLGFGDALTFVSVLRLIAAHFPGRQYSVVTSFTTAIGYVGNLAATVPLTFLLAGPGWTPTFLVAGLVTVVYAVVATLRIKDNPAGVPPVTAAPAGRRVLAGRVAEAWRTPGTRLGFWVHFATMFGANVLSMLWGVPFLVAQGMSPAGASAMLTVFVFTSMLGGPVVGNLIGRRPSVRMPLVIGFLAGAVVIWALLLSWPGSVPAPVLAPAFAFFALGGPASMIGFALARDYNPLSRVGTATGVVNVGGFVATTIAALSVGVLLELTGGNFRIALLSIVAVLLLGSWRTLVWWRRARAVLFAAQARGEAIPVQVRRRRWDAPQRQAATAAAA, from the coding sequence TTGCCTTCCCCCGCCACCGGCCGCGCCACCCGCCGGTCGTGGTTCATCTGGTTGACCGCCGCCGCCGTCTACCTGCTCGCCGTGTTCCACCGCACCTCGTTCGGCGTGGCCGGGTTGCAGGCCGCCGAGCGCTTCGGCGTCGGCGCGGCCGCGCTCGGGACGTTCACCGTGCTGCAGGTCGGCGTGTACGCCGCGATGCAGATCCCGACCGGTGTGCTGGTCGACCGGTACGGCCCGCGCAAGGTGCTCACCTACGCGCTGCTCTTCCTCGGCCTCGGCCAGGTGCTGCTGGCGGTCGCCACCTCCTACCCGCTCGGCCTGCTCGCCCGCGCCGTGCTCGGCTTCGGCGACGCGCTCACCTTCGTCAGCGTGCTGCGGCTGATCGCCGCGCACTTCCCCGGCAGGCAGTACTCCGTGGTCACCTCGTTCACCACGGCCATCGGCTACGTGGGCAACCTGGCCGCCACCGTGCCGCTGACCTTCCTGCTGGCCGGGCCGGGCTGGACGCCGACCTTCCTGGTCGCGGGCCTGGTCACGGTGGTCTACGCGGTGGTCGCCACGCTGCGGATCAAGGACAACCCGGCGGGCGTGCCGCCGGTCACCGCCGCGCCGGCCGGGCGCCGCGTGCTGGCCGGCCGGGTGGCCGAAGCCTGGCGCACGCCCGGCACCCGGCTCGGCTTCTGGGTGCACTTCGCCACCATGTTCGGCGCCAACGTGCTGTCGATGCTGTGGGGCGTGCCGTTCCTGGTCGCCCAGGGCATGAGCCCGGCCGGGGCGAGCGCCATGCTGACCGTTTTCGTGTTCACCTCGATGCTCGGCGGCCCGGTGGTGGGCAACCTGATCGGGCGGCGGCCGTCGGTCCGGATGCCGCTGGTGATCGGGTTCCTGGCCGGGGCGGTGGTGATCTGGGCGCTGCTGCTGTCGTGGCCGGGTTCGGTGCCCGCGCCGGTGCTGGCACCCGCGTTCGCCTTCTTCGCGCTCGGCGGGCCCGCGTCGATGATCGGGTTCGCGCTGGCGCGGGACTACAACCCGCTCAGCCGCGTCGGCACGGCGACCGGGGTGGTCAACGTCGGCGGGTTCGTGGCCACCACGATCGCCGCGCTCAGCGTCGGGGTGCTGCTGGAGCTGACCGGCGGGAACTTCCGGATCGCGCTGCTGTCGATCGTGGCGGTGCTGCTGCTGGGCAGCTGGCGCACGCTGGTCTGGTGGCGGCGGGCGCGCGCGGTGCTGTTCGCCGCGCAGGCCCGCGGCGAGGCGATCCCGGTGCAGGTGCGCCGCCGTCGCTGGGACGCCCCGCAGCGGCAGGCCGCGACGGCCGCCGCCGCGTAG
- the rpsO gene encoding 30S ribosomal protein S15, which translates to MALSTEEKKSILTEYGVHDSDTGSPEAQVALLTKRIIGLTEHLKQHKHDHHSRRGLLLLVGRRRRLLNYVAKVDIERYRSLIQRLGLRR; encoded by the coding sequence GTGGCGCTGTCCACCGAAGAGAAGAAGTCGATCCTGACCGAGTACGGCGTGCACGACTCGGACACCGGATCCCCCGAGGCCCAAGTGGCCCTGCTGACCAAGCGGATCATCGGCCTCACCGAACACCTGAAGCAGCACAAGCACGACCACCACTCCCGCCGCGGCCTGCTCCTGCTGGTCGGGCGCCGTCGCCGCCTGCTCAACTACGTGGCGAAGGTGGACATCGAGCGGTACCGGTCGCTGATCCAGCGACTCGGCCTCCGCCGATAG
- a CDS encoding DUF397 domain-containing protein, whose protein sequence is MGSPRLVEVDSSGLRWIKSSRSNEGGGECVEVAFDHSDVLVRDSKDRHGSRLRFSAAGWAAFLAALRTGA, encoded by the coding sequence GTGGGCAGCCCACGCCTGGTCGAAGTCGATTCGTCCGGCCTTCGCTGGATCAAGAGCTCCAGAAGCAACGAGGGCGGCGGAGAATGCGTGGAAGTCGCGTTCGACCACAGTGACGTGCTGGTCCGCGACTCCAAGGACCGGCATGGCTCCCGCCTGCGGTTTTCCGCGGCGGGCTGGGCCGCCTTCCTGGCCGCCCTCCGCACCGGCGCCTGA
- a CDS encoding adenylate/guanylate cyclase domain-containing protein: protein MNTLDPGPPVTRVIFAVDIEGSTKQNNMMKAGLRAAMYDMVEQSLRQAGIGEDHHEPWVDRGDSVLVLVRPVDEVPRTVFLSTVVPALEEMLEQHAAGDPGHRLRMRAVLHAGEVHIDRYGCFGEALDIAFRLLDAPMLKELFRSTETPLLLAVSDAIYQGVVRQGYDGIDAASFTQALQVEVASQLHRGWVRAKEPQQRHGGGGEGKVIDVNRRRLSRAVALAKRMQSA, encoded by the coding sequence ATGAACACGCTGGACCCGGGCCCGCCGGTGACCCGGGTCATCTTCGCGGTCGACATCGAGGGGTCGACCAAGCAGAACAACATGATGAAGGCGGGCCTGCGGGCCGCCATGTACGACATGGTCGAGCAGAGCCTGCGGCAGGCGGGCATCGGGGAGGACCACCACGAACCGTGGGTCGACCGGGGCGACAGCGTGCTGGTGCTGGTCCGGCCGGTGGACGAAGTGCCGCGCACGGTGTTCCTGTCCACCGTGGTGCCCGCGCTCGAGGAGATGCTGGAGCAGCACGCGGCCGGGGACCCCGGTCACCGCCTGCGGATGCGGGCCGTGCTGCACGCGGGCGAGGTGCACATCGACCGCTACGGCTGCTTCGGGGAGGCACTCGACATCGCCTTCCGGCTGCTCGACGCCCCGATGCTGAAAGAACTCTTCCGCAGCACGGAGACACCGTTGCTGCTCGCCGTGTCCGATGCCATCTACCAGGGCGTGGTGCGCCAGGGCTACGACGGCATCGACGCCGCTTCGTTCACCCAGGCGCTCCAGGTCGAGGTGGCGAGCCAACTGCACCGCGGCTGGGTCCGGGCCAAGGAACCACAGCAGCGGCACGGCGGGGGCGGTGAGGGCAAGGTGATCGACGTCAACCGGAGAAGGCTGTCCAGGGCCGTCGCGCTGGCCAAGCGGATGCAGTCGGCCTGA
- a CDS encoding helix-turn-helix domain-containing protein, giving the protein MPSPPEPEQVDDPAKLKALTHPRRLRILTELRRGPATATMLARALGENSGATSYHLRQLAEHGYVEAAEEATRGRERWWRLRPHDLRFPPRSEQSPDLRTQLDEFGRQKFQADLELFAAFQAQRESMGDWGDVLPFSRGTLHLTRDEAVRFFEDYLGLLRRYWRSDEEIPPDARALAVRFVAFPIPETEAPVE; this is encoded by the coding sequence ATGCCCAGTCCGCCCGAGCCGGAGCAGGTCGACGACCCGGCCAAGCTCAAGGCCCTCACCCATCCGCGCCGCCTGCGGATCCTGACCGAACTCCGCCGCGGCCCGGCCACCGCCACCATGCTCGCCAGGGCGCTCGGGGAGAACAGCGGCGCCACCAGCTACCACCTGCGGCAGCTGGCCGAGCACGGGTACGTCGAGGCGGCCGAAGAGGCCACGCGCGGCCGGGAGCGCTGGTGGCGGCTTCGGCCGCACGACCTGCGCTTCCCGCCGCGCAGCGAGCAGAGCCCGGACCTGCGCACCCAGCTCGACGAGTTCGGCCGCCAGAAGTTCCAGGCGGACCTCGAGCTGTTCGCCGCGTTCCAGGCCCAGCGCGAGTCGATGGGCGACTGGGGCGACGTGCTGCCGTTCAGCCGCGGCACCCTCCACCTCACCCGGGACGAGGCCGTGCGCTTCTTCGAGGACTACCTCGGCCTCCTCCGCCGCTACTGGCGTTCCGACGAGGAGATCCCGCCGGACGCCAGGGCGCTGGCGGTGCGCTTCGTCGCCTTCCCCATCCCGGAAACGGAGGCGCCCGTGGAGTAG
- a CDS encoding bifunctional riboflavin kinase/FAD synthetase — translation MQRWRGLADLPGSWGRCVLTIGVFDGVHRGHQALIRRTVEAARSRDLPAVVLTFDPHPSEVIRPGSHPAQLTTLRRKAELVEELGVDVFCVLPFTPELSRLTAHEFVHEVLVDQLHVAAVIVGENFTFGNKAAGDVALLRTLGRRFGFAAQGAELQGQALGPAVGNADGEITFSSTYVRSCIDAGDVRAAAEALGRPHRVEGIVVRGAGRGKDLGFPTANLSTPRFAAIPADGVYSCWFTRSTDPAKRLRAAVSVGTNPTFSGRERTVEAYVLDVEEDFYGHDVALDFVVKLRDQIRYDSLDPLIRQMTADVERTREVLAE, via the coding sequence GTGCAGCGTTGGCGTGGTTTGGCGGATCTTCCTGGCAGCTGGGGCCGGTGTGTCCTGACCATCGGCGTGTTCGACGGAGTACACCGTGGACACCAGGCCCTGATCAGGCGGACGGTGGAGGCGGCGCGCTCGCGCGACCTGCCCGCCGTGGTGCTCACCTTCGACCCGCACCCGTCGGAGGTGATCCGGCCCGGCAGCCACCCCGCGCAGCTGACCACCCTGCGGCGCAAGGCGGAGCTGGTCGAGGAACTCGGCGTGGACGTGTTCTGCGTGCTGCCGTTCACCCCGGAGCTCTCGCGGCTGACCGCGCACGAGTTCGTGCACGAGGTGCTGGTGGACCAGCTGCACGTGGCCGCGGTGATCGTCGGCGAGAACTTCACCTTCGGCAACAAGGCCGCCGGGGACGTGGCGCTGCTGCGCACGCTCGGCCGCCGGTTCGGCTTCGCCGCGCAGGGCGCCGAACTGCAGGGGCAGGCGCTCGGCCCGGCCGTGGGCAACGCCGACGGCGAGATCACCTTCTCCTCCACCTACGTGCGGTCGTGCATCGACGCCGGTGACGTGCGGGCCGCGGCCGAGGCGCTGGGCCGCCCGCACCGGGTCGAGGGCATCGTGGTCCGGGGCGCCGGGCGCGGCAAGGACCTCGGCTTCCCGACCGCCAACCTGTCCACCCCGCGGTTCGCCGCGATCCCGGCCGACGGGGTGTACAGCTGCTGGTTCACCCGATCGACCGATCCCGCCAAGCGGTTGCGCGCGGCGGTCTCGGTGGGCACGAACCCGACCTTCTCCGGGCGCGAGCGCACCGTCGAGGCCTACGTGCTCGACGTGGAGGAGGATTTCTACGGCCACGACGTGGCACTGGACTTCGTGGTCAAGCTCCGCGACCAGATCCGCTACGACTCGCTCGACCCGCTGATCCGGCAGATGACCGCCGACGTGGAGCGCACCAGAGAGGTGCTGGCCGAGTAA